The Candidatus Goldiibacteriota bacterium HGW-Goldbacteria-1 DNA segment TAGAAACCCGTTATAAAAGGAATAACATATGATGCCTTGCCGAAGAAAACATATAAATACCTGGCTATCACTTCTCCAAACGGCCCAAGCAGGTTTCTGTCATTTATTATTATAAAGGAAAAGAAGGTTATTATAGAAATAAGCCCCAGCGAAACCGCAAGGTAAATATCCGGCTGCTGATCAGGCTTTACTTTTGATTTTGAACGGCTTTTTGCTTTTTTTGATTTTTTTGCCAATTGTATCCACCCTTGTAATTTTATTATTGCGTACCGGTGATTATAACCGAAAAACGGTTATTTTGCATTATTGATTTTTATGGGCAGGTTTTGCCTGTTACGATATTTTATACCCGGTATCCGGTATTGCTGATGGTTAATAATTGCTTTTGCCCATAAACATAAAAAGGGGCTAATTCTCATTAGCCCCTTTTTATGTTGTTACCCCGTTTTAATCAACTTATTTCTTTTTTGCTTTTTTCTTTGCTGCTTTTTTCTTGGCTGCCATTGGGTACTCCCCCCTTTCGGTGTTAAAGTTTTTAACAAGAGTTTAAGAAAACCCTTTGTTTTTGAATCTCTGTTTTTTTCATACTTCCTGTTGTGTAAGAGCTGCTGCCTTTCTTCAAGACCTAGTATATAATATATAATTTTTTTGTCAACAAATAAAATCGGTTTTATACCTAATTAACCTTAAATTTGATGAAAATTTAACGTTTTTTGTTTGTTTTTGAATTATTTTGAACTTTTTTAAACCATATTTGTCCACAGGTTATTAACAGTTAGTCTACAATAACAAATATATGTTGTGGCTAACTCGTATTTTAATACTCCCGAGGGACAGATGCACAGATGCACAGAGGGACGGAAGTAAAAGTAAAAAATAAAACAGGGGTTATGTGTGTTTTTTCAGAAGCGACGCGCAAGCATACTTTATACGCGATACAATGTATGTAATGCTGCGCCGGCATATTCGGATGTGCCGCGAGTTCACGGTTGCTAATGACGTTAATCTTACCGAATAATTCAAGCTTGTTTGACTGCAAGAACACCAGTTTGCGGCGAGCACTGAAAAAATATACATAACCCCGGTTAAAAATTGAGGGACAGATGGTCGGATGCACAGAGGGACAGAGGAAAACGTTAAAAACAGCGGTCTAAGCTATAGGCAGATAAACATAAGCGAAGACAAACAAAATCTTTCGCTATAGCTTAACCGCCTATATTTTTAAGGTGCTATGTTTTAATCTTTCGCTTATGCTTAATTGCTTATCTGCATATAGCTTAACATTCAGCTTTTAATAAACTTTTCGCCTTCTTCAAGAATTTTGTTTAACACCTTTTTTTCTTTTGCTTCCGCGTAAAGCCTTACTATGGGTTCTGTGCCTGACAGCCTTATCATTGCCCAGGTATCGCGCCCAAGCATAAATTTATATCCGTCAACAGTGATAAGTTCAAGGACATCAAAAGAACCAAATTTGTCATTGGCGCCATTTTTAAGCCTTTCAATTATTGCCTGCATTTTTTCATTTGTAAGCCTGAAATTCTTTCTGTCATTTATAAACGGCCCTGTTTTTTCTTCCAGTTCCTTTAACAGTTCCTTAATGGTCTTCTTGCTTTTGGCCACCATTTCCACCACAAGCAGGCACGCTATTATTCCGTCTTTTTCCGGAATGTGTCCGTGCACCGTAAGCCCGTTTGATTCTTCCCCGCCTATCACTATTTCTTCTTCCTGCATTATCTCGCCGATGTATTTAAAACCCACAGGTGTTTCATGAAGCACCCTTTTATGAATCTTTGCCACCGCATCCACCATATGCGATGTTGCAACTGAACGGATAACGGAACCGGGCCAGTCCCTGCTTTTTATCAGGTAATCCAGAAGCAAAGGCAGTATCTTGTTTGCCTGAATATAACTTCCGTCGCTGTCAATTATGCCGTAGCGGTCGGCGTCGCCGTCCGTGGCCACGCCAAGCATGGCTTTTTCTTTTTTTACCATGGCTATAAGGTCAGCCACGTTTTTTTCAGCCGGTTCAGGGGGAAACCCGCCAAAATACACATCCCTGTGGTCGTTTATAACCTTAACATTGGCGCCTGCTTCAATTAACAGCGTGTCAAGGTAACCTCTTCCTGTTGCAAACAGGGGGTCCACCACTATTTTCATTTTTGATTTTTTAATAGCTTTAAAGTCCACAATTTCCTTAAGCCTTTCAAGGTAAAATGGTTTTGGGTCAAAATAAGTTATAAGCTTCTTTTCCATGGCTGTTTCTTTTTCCATAAAATTGATTGTGGTCTGTTCCTTTATATTTTTCTCTATTTCAGAAGTCTCTGCCGGAGTTGCCGGCCCGCCCCAGGAAGGACTGAATTTAAGGCCGTTATATTCCGCGGGATTGTGGGAAGCCGTAAAGTTAATGCCGCCGGCAGCTTTTCTTCTGATAACTTCATAAGAGATAACAGGCGTAGGCGTGTCCCTGTCGCATACAAGCGACGGTATGCCGTTCGCGGCAAGCACGCACGCGGTTGTTTCGCAGAACTTTTCCGAGAGGAACCTTGCATCGCCGCCCACTATTACGGGTTTGCCCTTAAGTTCATCTTTTGTTTTAATAAAATCCGCTATTGCCTGAACAACTATCTTCACGTTTCCAAACGTAAAGTCATCGCTCATTATCCCGCGCCATCCGGAAGTCCCGAATTTAATCTCTTTTGTTGACATAATGTCCTCCTGTTA contains these protein-coding regions:
- a CDS encoding phosphoglucomutase, whose translation is MSTKEIKFGTSGWRGIMSDDFTFGNVKIVVQAIADFIKTKDELKGKPVIVGGDARFLSEKFCETTACVLAANGIPSLVCDRDTPTPVISYEVIRRKAAGGINFTASHNPAEYNGLKFSPSWGGPATPAETSEIEKNIKEQTTINFMEKETAMEKKLITYFDPKPFYLERLKEIVDFKAIKKSKMKIVVDPLFATGRGYLDTLLIEAGANVKVINDHRDVYFGGFPPEPAEKNVADLIAMVKKEKAMLGVATDGDADRYGIIDSDGSYIQANKILPLLLDYLIKSRDWPGSVIRSVATSHMVDAVAKIHKRVLHETPVGFKYIGEIMQEEEIVIGGEESNGLTVHGHIPEKDGIIACLLVVEMVAKSKKTIKELLKELEEKTGPFINDRKNFRLTNEKMQAIIERLKNGANDKFGSFDVLELITVDGYKFMLGRDTWAMIRLSGTEPIVRLYAEAKEKKVLNKILEEGEKFIKS